In Jejubacter calystegiae, the following are encoded in one genomic region:
- a CDS encoding ABC-F family ATPase, translated as MLVSSNVTMQFGSKPLFENISVKFGGGNRYGLIGANGSGKSTFMKILGGDLQPSGGNVSHDPDERIGKLRQDQFAFEQYTVLDTVIMGHTELWEVKQERDRIYALPEMSEEEGYKVADLEVKYGEMDGYSAEARAGELLLGVGIPQEQHYGPMSEVAPGWKLRVLLAQALFSNPDILLLDEPTNNLDIDTIRWLEQVLNERDSTMIIISHDRHFLNMVCTHMADLDYGSLRVYPGNYDEYMTAATQARERLLSDNAKKKAQIAELQSFVSRFSANASKSRQATSRARQIDKIKLEEVKASSRQNPFIRFEQDKKLFRNALEVKDLSKGFDNGPLFSGFGTLMEVGEKLAVLGTNGVGKSTLLKTLVGELTPDNGTVKWSENARIGYYAQDHAADFDCDLNVFDWMSQWKQEGDDEQAVRSVLGRLLFSQDDIRKPVKVLSGGEKGRMLFGKLMMERPNILVMDEPTNHLDMESIESLNSALELYEGTLVFVSHDREFVSSLATRIVEITPQGVVDFGGGYEEYLRSKGIE; from the coding sequence TTGTTAGTTTCCAGTAATGTCACCATGCAGTTCGGCAGTAAGCCGCTGTTCGAAAACATCTCCGTTAAGTTTGGCGGCGGTAATCGCTACGGTCTGATCGGCGCCAACGGTAGCGGAAAATCAACTTTTATGAAGATCCTGGGGGGCGATCTGCAGCCGAGCGGCGGCAATGTCTCTCACGATCCCGATGAGCGCATCGGTAAGCTGCGTCAGGATCAGTTCGCCTTCGAACAGTACACGGTGCTGGATACGGTCATCATGGGGCATACGGAACTGTGGGAAGTTAAGCAGGAGCGCGACCGCATCTATGCTCTGCCGGAAATGAGCGAAGAAGAAGGCTATAAGGTTGCCGATCTGGAAGTGAAATACGGCGAAATGGACGGTTATTCCGCCGAAGCGCGAGCCGGTGAACTGCTGCTGGGCGTGGGCATTCCCCAGGAGCAGCACTACGGGCCGATGAGCGAGGTGGCGCCTGGCTGGAAACTGCGCGTGCTGCTGGCTCAGGCGCTGTTCTCCAACCCGGATATCCTGCTGCTCGACGAACCGACCAACAACCTGGATATCGACACCATTCGCTGGCTGGAGCAGGTGCTTAACGAGCGCGACAGCACCATGATTATTATTTCCCACGACCGCCACTTCCTGAACATGGTCTGCACCCATATGGCGGATCTCGACTACGGCTCGCTGCGGGTGTATCCTGGCAACTACGATGAGTATATGACCGCGGCGACCCAGGCGCGCGAACGCCTGTTGTCGGATAACGCTAAGAAGAAGGCGCAGATCGCCGAACTTCAGTCATTCGTCAGTCGCTTTAGCGCCAACGCTTCCAAATCGCGTCAGGCCACCTCCCGCGCCCGTCAGATAGACAAAATCAAGCTGGAAGAGGTGAAAGCCTCCAGTCGCCAGAACCCGTTCATCCGCTTTGAGCAGGATAAAAAACTGTTCCGTAATGCGCTGGAAGTGAAGGATCTCAGCAAGGGGTTCGATAACGGCCCGCTGTTCAGCGGCTTCGGCACGCTGATGGAAGTGGGCGAGAAGCTTGCGGTGCTGGGCACCAACGGCGTGGGTAAATCGACCCTGCTGAAAACCCTGGTGGGCGAACTGACGCCAGACAATGGTACGGTGAAGTGGTCCGAAAACGCGCGCATTGGCTACTACGCTCAGGATCACGCCGCGGACTTTGACTGCGATCTGAATGTTTTCGACTGGATGAGCCAGTGGAAACAGGAAGGGGATGACGAGCAGGCTGTGCGTAGCGTGCTGGGTCGTCTGCTGTTCAGCCAGGATGATATCCGCAAACCGGTGAAGGTGCTATCCGGGGGTGAGAAAGGACGGATGCTGTTCGGCAAGTTGATGATGGAGCGCCCCAATATCCTGGTGATGGATGAACCTACCAACCACCTGGATATGGAGTCCATCGAGTCGCTGAACAGCGCGCTGGAGCTTTATGAAGGAACGCTGGTCTTTGTCTCCCACGACCGTGAGTTCGTAAGCTCTCTGGCGACCCGCATCGTGGAAATCACGCCTCAGGGCGTGGTCGACTTCGGCGGTGGTTACGAAGAGTATCTGCGCAGTAAAGGTATCGAATAA
- a CDS encoding glycoside hydrolase family 31 protein gives MKTLKHWSLTHCDDSRITLSVENRHRLTLHVLEQGLFRVSIQRGGNWALDRTWSIAPDRDVPWEGRSRDDISGFTLPGYTLTERDDVLEIATGRLRVTVHQPLWLEWYYRDASGQWLFLASDRPTSAYLLNAHGDGVAHYQRRFKDDRYYGLGEKAGPLARNGKRYEMRNLDAMGYNAASTDPLYKHIPFTITRRDEVSFGLFYDNLSSSWFDLGNELDNYHAPYRRWQAESGDIDYYLFVGDRVLDVTKTFVRLTGKTLFGPRWSLGYSGSTMHYTDAPDAQNQLMNFIRLCQEHAIPCDSFQLSSGYTSINGKRYVFNWNYDKVPEPKVMSQAFHDAGLRLAANIKPCLLQDHPRYQEVARQGLFIQDSQSDAPERSSFWDDEGSNLDFTNPATIAWWQEGVTTQLLEMGIDATWNDNNEFEVWDGEARCHGFGQPVAIKHIRPVMPLLMMRASMEAQQRFAPELRPYLISRSGCAGMQRYVQTWSGDNRTSWQTLRYNIRMGLGMSLSGLYNLGHDVGGFSGDKPDAELFVRWVQNGVMHPRFTIHSWNDDGTVNEPWMYPAVTPAVRAAVELRYRLMPYLYTLLWQAHADDEPMLRPTFLDHEQDPQTWQECDEFMLGRDLLIASVVEAGQRERTLWLPDNGRGWYDFASGVWYAGGQQITLPAPLEHQPMLVRAGAGVPLSQRLAHSDARADDKRELRLFPLKGVGHSQGELFEDDGESWGYKEGNALWLSWEMTCNADSINLKFNVRGDWRPAWSELHITLPEGETRRLTIDGVEGNCWALK, from the coding sequence ATGAAAACCCTGAAACACTGGAGCCTGACCCATTGTGACGATAGCCGCATTACCCTGAGCGTGGAAAACCGGCACCGGCTAACGCTGCACGTGCTGGAGCAGGGGCTGTTTCGCGTATCGATACAGCGCGGCGGCAACTGGGCGCTGGATCGCACCTGGAGCATCGCGCCGGATCGGGATGTTCCCTGGGAAGGACGCTCCCGGGACGATATCAGCGGCTTCACCCTGCCGGGCTATACGCTGACTGAACGCGACGACGTACTGGAGATCGCCACCGGGCGACTGCGGGTCACCGTTCACCAGCCGCTGTGGCTGGAGTGGTACTATCGCGACGCCAGCGGTCAGTGGCTTTTCCTTGCCAGCGATCGCCCCACCAGCGCCTATCTGCTTAACGCGCACGGCGACGGCGTCGCCCACTATCAGCGCCGCTTTAAGGACGATCGCTATTACGGGTTGGGCGAAAAGGCGGGGCCGCTGGCCCGTAACGGCAAACGCTATGAAATGCGTAATCTGGACGCCATGGGCTATAACGCCGCCAGTACCGATCCGCTCTACAAGCATATCCCCTTTACCATCACCCGCCGCGATGAGGTCAGCTTCGGGCTGTTTTACGATAACCTGAGCAGTAGCTGGTTCGATCTGGGCAACGAGCTGGATAACTATCATGCCCCTTACCGCCGCTGGCAGGCGGAGTCCGGCGATATCGATTATTACCTGTTTGTGGGCGACCGGGTTCTGGATGTCACCAAAACCTTTGTGCGCCTGACCGGCAAAACGCTGTTTGGCCCACGCTGGAGCCTGGGGTATAGCGGCTCAACGATGCACTATACCGACGCGCCGGATGCCCAGAATCAGCTAATGAACTTTATTCGCCTGTGTCAGGAACACGCCATTCCGTGCGACTCCTTCCAGCTTTCATCCGGCTATACCTCGATTAACGGCAAGCGCTACGTCTTTAACTGGAACTATGACAAGGTGCCTGAGCCGAAAGTCATGAGCCAGGCGTTTCACGATGCCGGCCTGCGGCTTGCCGCCAATATTAAGCCCTGTCTGTTACAGGACCATCCCCGCTATCAGGAGGTGGCCCGCCAGGGGCTGTTTATTCAGGATTCGCAAAGCGATGCCCCGGAACGTTCCAGCTTCTGGGACGACGAAGGCTCCAACCTGGACTTTACCAACCCGGCCACCATTGCCTGGTGGCAGGAAGGAGTCACCACGCAGTTGCTGGAGATGGGAATCGACGCGACCTGGAACGACAATAACGAATTCGAAGTGTGGGACGGCGAAGCGCGCTGTCACGGTTTCGGCCAGCCTGTCGCCATTAAGCATATCCGCCCGGTGATGCCGCTACTGATGATGCGCGCCTCAATGGAGGCACAGCAGCGCTTTGCGCCAGAGCTGCGCCCGTATCTGATCTCCCGCTCCGGCTGCGCAGGTATGCAGCGCTACGTTCAGACCTGGAGCGGCGATAACCGCACCAGCTGGCAGACGCTGCGCTATAACATCCGCATGGGTCTGGGCATGAGCCTTTCCGGGTTATATAACCTGGGCCATGACGTCGGCGGTTTCTCCGGCGATAAACCCGATGCCGAGCTGTTCGTACGCTGGGTGCAAAACGGCGTGATGCATCCGCGTTTTACCATCCACTCCTGGAACGATGACGGTACCGTCAACGAACCCTGGATGTATCCGGCGGTCACCCCGGCGGTGCGCGCCGCCGTTGAGCTGCGCTATCGCCTGATGCCTTATCTGTACACGCTGCTGTGGCAGGCCCACGCCGACGACGAGCCGATGCTGCGCCCCACGTTCCTCGATCATGAGCAGGATCCTCAAACCTGGCAGGAGTGCGACGAATTTATGCTGGGCCGCGATCTGCTGATAGCCAGCGTCGTAGAGGCAGGTCAGCGCGAACGCACCCTGTGGCTGCCGGATAACGGTCGCGGCTGGTATGACTTCGCAAGCGGCGTCTGGTACGCGGGCGGTCAGCAAATCACCCTGCCCGCCCCGCTGGAGCATCAGCCCATGCTGGTTCGCGCAGGGGCCGGAGTACCGTTAAGCCAGCGTCTGGCCCATAGCGATGCCCGGGCCGACGACAAGCGTGAGCTGCGGCTGTTTCCGCTGAAAGGGGTCGGGCACTCTCAGGGCGAGCTGTTCGAAGATGATGGCGAAAGTTGGGGTTATAAAGAGGGCAACGCGCTGTGGCTCAGTTGGGAGATGACCTGTAACGCCGATTCCATCAACCTGAAGTTTAACGTTCGCGGCGACTGGCGCCCGGCCTGGTCTGAACTGCACATAACATTACCGGAAGGCGAAACGCGTCGTCTGACTATCGACGGCGTGGAGGGAAATTGCTGGGCGCTTAAATAA
- a CDS encoding MFS transporter produces MSQGVNSTVTASNVRRTIKNLRWWVLVLFLLGVTVNYITRNSLGILAPELKSSLGITTEQYSWIVGAFQLAYTLFQPLCGWLIDVIGLKIGFLICAAIWALACLFHAGASSWLHLAFLRFVMGGAEAAATPANAKTIGEWFPKQERPIAAGWAGVGFSVGAMLAPPIIYFAHASFGWQGAFMFTGVLALLWVVLWWLFYHNPEQHPRLGKEELAFIRQDNEAPAVTQPFFTTLKVVAKNRRFYGIAIPAFMAEPAWAVMSFWVPLYLAREHGMDLKQIAMFAWLPFLAADLGSVASGYITRLYTRWFGLTRVNSVVASSVTGAFLMISLAVVAFTRDPYVTIVLISIGGFGHQIISCMLSALVVESFDKGQMATVNGMRGSAAWIASFAFSLIIGVTADTIGFNPLFIAMGLFDLIGACFLIAFIAERRGRRI; encoded by the coding sequence ATGAGTCAGGGAGTTAACTCAACCGTCACGGCGAGTAACGTACGGCGGACAATCAAAAATTTACGCTGGTGGGTGCTGGTTCTGTTTCTGCTGGGCGTCACCGTCAACTACATTACCCGTAATTCACTGGGTATTCTGGCGCCAGAACTGAAGAGCAGCCTGGGGATCACCACCGAACAGTACTCCTGGATTGTCGGCGCATTCCAGCTGGCTTACACCCTGTTTCAGCCCCTGTGCGGCTGGCTGATTGACGTGATCGGTCTGAAGATCGGCTTCCTGATCTGCGCCGCTATCTGGGCGCTGGCCTGCCTGTTCCACGCTGGTGCGAGCAGTTGGTTGCATCTGGCCTTTCTGCGTTTCGTGATGGGCGGCGCCGAAGCCGCGGCGACTCCCGCCAACGCCAAGACCATCGGCGAATGGTTCCCCAAACAGGAACGCCCCATCGCCGCTGGCTGGGCCGGTGTCGGCTTTTCGGTAGGCGCTATGCTGGCGCCGCCAATTATCTATTTCGCTCACGCCTCGTTCGGCTGGCAGGGCGCCTTTATGTTTACCGGTGTTCTGGCATTGCTGTGGGTGGTGCTGTGGTGGCTGTTCTATCACAACCCGGAACAGCATCCGCGCCTCGGCAAAGAGGAGCTGGCATTTATCCGCCAGGATAACGAAGCCCCTGCGGTTACCCAGCCTTTTTTCACCACCCTGAAAGTGGTGGCAAAAAATCGGCGCTTTTACGGCATCGCCATTCCCGCTTTTATGGCGGAGCCCGCCTGGGCGGTAATGAGCTTCTGGGTGCCGCTCTACCTTGCCCGGGAGCACGGTATGGATCTGAAACAGATCGCCATGTTCGCCTGGCTGCCGTTCCTGGCCGCCGATCTGGGCAGCGTGGCCAGCGGCTATATCACCCGTCTGTATACCCGCTGGTTCGGTTTGACCCGGGTCAATTCGGTGGTGGCAAGTTCGGTCACCGGCGCCTTTTTAATGATCTCGCTGGCGGTGGTGGCCTTCACTCGCGATCCGTACGTCACCATTGTGCTGATCTCCATCGGCGGTTTCGGCCATCAGATTATCTCCTGCATGCTGAGCGCGCTGGTGGTGGAGTCCTTCGACAAAGGCCAGATGGCCACCGTTAACGGGATGCGCGGCTCCGCCGCCTGGATCGCCAGCTTTGCATTTTCGCTGATTATCGGCGTTACCGCCGACACCATCGGCTTTAATCCGCTGTTTATCGCCATGGGGCTGTTCGACCTGATCGGCGCCTGTTTCCTGATCGCTTTTATTGCCGAACGCCGCGGGCGTCGCATCTGA
- a CDS encoding LacI family DNA-binding transcriptional regulator, with amino-acid sequence MTKRLKITEIAALTGLSISTVSRVLAGKANTSEQAREQVRQCAERLGVMEGMAAGRLLLNELVVFAPQRAFDERSDIFYYRVIQSISRALAPHDVRLRYCALEEQDSDANLFLNRINEPRTEAAMLLGIDDPHIHELAVDVGKPCLLINCRTRDMRLPAVAPDHRATGECAARYLFSMGHRSVLNLLCLRRYTMELRLAGILDAWRGANLAFDEANHLLVADSFAASESEALISEWLARTPREALPTAILAGGDFMAAGVVRALTRAGLKVPQDMSVMSIDGANLSAMGDTPLTALQVPRDELGEEAVHMLQQRLIRPQAPVSTLLLHGKLVVYDSVRRIRGGRAPHGVRAAGLYD; translated from the coding sequence ATGACAAAAAGGCTCAAAATCACCGAGATCGCGGCACTCACCGGGCTGTCGATCAGCACCGTTTCCCGGGTGCTGGCGGGCAAGGCCAACACCAGCGAACAGGCCCGGGAGCAGGTACGCCAGTGTGCCGAACGACTGGGAGTGATGGAAGGTATGGCGGCGGGGCGCCTGCTGCTCAATGAGCTGGTGGTGTTTGCGCCGCAGCGGGCCTTCGATGAGCGTTCCGATATTTTCTACTACCGGGTGATTCAGAGCATCAGTCGGGCGCTGGCGCCGCACGATGTCCGGCTGCGCTATTGCGCGCTGGAAGAGCAGGACAGCGACGCCAATCTGTTCCTGAACCGTATTAATGAGCCGCGCACCGAAGCGGCGATGCTGCTGGGTATTGACGATCCGCACATCCACGAACTGGCTGTCGATGTGGGGAAGCCCTGCTTACTGATTAACTGCCGTACCCGGGATATGCGGCTACCGGCAGTGGCGCCTGACCACCGAGCCACCGGGGAGTGCGCCGCCCGCTATCTGTTTTCGATGGGGCACCGTTCGGTGCTGAATCTGCTGTGTTTGCGCCGCTACACCATGGAGCTGCGGCTGGCGGGGATACTTGACGCCTGGCGCGGTGCGAACCTGGCCTTCGATGAGGCGAATCACCTGCTGGTGGCCGACAGTTTTGCCGCCAGCGAAAGCGAGGCATTAATCAGCGAATGGCTGGCGCGCACGCCGCGCGAAGCGCTGCCGACAGCGATTCTGGCGGGAGGAGACTTTATGGCCGCAGGCGTGGTGCGGGCCCTGACCCGAGCCGGGCTGAAGGTACCCCAGGATATGTCGGTGATGAGCATTGACGGCGCCAATCTGTCGGCGATGGGCGATACGCCGCTGACGGCGCTGCAGGTTCCCCGGGATGAATTGGGGGAAGAGGCGGTGCATATGCTACAGCAGCGTCTGATTCGACCGCAGGCGCCGGTCAGCACGCTGTTACTGCATGG